The Streptomyces sp. SS1-1 genome has a segment encoding these proteins:
- a CDS encoding NAD(P)/FAD-dependent oxidoreductase translates to MAPSAMSSGSHWTRSLSDAQPVPYWLDDPGRPRPEPALTTAETCDLLVVGGGYSGLWTALLAKERDPGRDVVLVEGREVGWAASGRNGGFCAASLTHGTANGLARWPGEIHRLERLGARNLDEIERAVARYSLDCDFERTGEIDVATEAYQAEELRAWYDELRDRGLAEGIEFLDADAVRAQVDSPTFRAGLHDRRGVAMLHPAKLVWGLKRACKDLGVRVYEHTPALDLKPYGAGMAVRTPYGRVRARRVALGTNIFPNLVRRVRSYTVPVYDYALMTEPLTEDQLASIGWKNRQGLGDSANQFHYFRLSADNRVLWGGYDAVYPYGGRVRSEYDDRPETYAKLAGHFFTCFPQLEGLRFTHAWGGAIDTCSRFSAFFGTAHQGKVAYAAGYTGLGVGATRFGADVMLDLLAGERTERTELEMVRRKPLPFPPEPFAWTGIALTKWSLARADTHGGRRNLWLRTMDRLGLGFDS, encoded by the coding sequence ATGGCCCCGAGCGCCATGAGTTCTGGCAGTCACTGGACGAGGTCCCTCTCCGACGCCCAGCCGGTCCCGTACTGGCTGGACGACCCCGGCCGCCCCCGCCCCGAGCCCGCCCTCACCACCGCCGAGACCTGCGACCTGCTGGTCGTCGGCGGCGGGTACAGCGGGCTGTGGACCGCGCTGCTCGCCAAGGAGCGCGACCCCGGGCGGGACGTGGTCCTGGTCGAGGGCCGCGAGGTGGGCTGGGCCGCCTCCGGCCGCAACGGCGGCTTCTGCGCCGCCTCCCTCACCCACGGGACGGCCAACGGGCTCGCCCGCTGGCCGGGGGAGATCCACCGGCTGGAGCGGCTGGGCGCCCGCAACCTCGACGAGATCGAGCGCGCGGTCGCCCGCTACTCCCTGGACTGCGACTTCGAGCGCACCGGTGAGATCGACGTCGCCACCGAGGCGTACCAGGCGGAGGAACTGCGCGCCTGGTACGACGAGCTGCGCGACCGGGGCCTGGCCGAGGGCATCGAATTCCTCGACGCCGACGCGGTGCGGGCGCAGGTCGACTCGCCGACCTTCCGGGCCGGCCTGCACGACCGCCGGGGGGTCGCCATGCTCCACCCGGCCAAGCTGGTCTGGGGCCTGAAGCGGGCCTGCAAGGACCTCGGCGTCCGCGTCTACGAGCACACCCCGGCCCTGGACCTGAAGCCGTACGGCGCCGGCATGGCCGTCCGCACGCCCTACGGCCGGGTTCGCGCCCGCCGGGTCGCGCTCGGCACGAACATCTTCCCGAACCTGGTCCGCCGGGTCCGCTCCTACACCGTCCCGGTCTACGACTACGCCCTGATGACCGAGCCGCTCACCGAGGACCAGCTCGCGTCGATCGGCTGGAAGAACCGCCAGGGCCTCGGGGACTCGGCGAACCAGTTCCACTACTTCCGGCTCTCCGCCGACAACCGCGTCCTGTGGGGCGGCTACGACGCCGTCTACCCGTACGGCGGCCGGGTGCGCTCCGAGTACGACGACCGCCCGGAGACGTACGCCAAGCTGGCCGGGCACTTCTTCACCTGCTTCCCGCAGTTGGAGGGCCTGCGCTTCACACACGCCTGGGGCGGCGCGATCGACACCTGCTCGCGCTTCTCGGCGTTCTTCGGCACCGCCCACCAGGGCAAGGTGGCGTACGCGGCGGGTTACACGGGCCTCGGGGTCGGCGCCACCCGGTTCGGCGCCGACGTGATGCTGGACCTGCTGGCGGGGGAGCGGACCGAGCGCACGGAACTGGAGATGGTGCGCAGGAAGCCGCTGCCGTTCCCGCCGGAGCCGTTCGCCTGGACCGGCATCGCGCTCACCAAGTGGTCGCTGGCCCGCGCGGACACGCACGGCGGCCGGCGCAACCTGTGGCTGCGGACGATGGACCGGCTGGGCCTCGGCTTCGACAGCTGA